The Procambarus clarkii isolate CNS0578487 chromosome 15, FALCON_Pclarkii_2.0, whole genome shotgun sequence genomic interval cgcctaaaaatgccataatatacttgttcatactattatgtagcgatgatattattacagaagacccctgactgtgataaaactgaccagggttctgataatagcaggattgtggtgatatataGCGCTGTGCTGCATGGAGggtggagtaatgctgtgggagggagggtggtggcattgtcttctgactgtgtgtggccaccttttattgactgcgttcaccataccagcttagtggtttgctatggtgaatacaaatgtagatacttatatataatgtgtgtatagagggtataaacagcaagaggagtaggttgggagccgccattttggtgagggcggtggcgtcgtctgcacgatataTCATGTTGGTTACCGGTGACCacaatggtctttgggcaccataccagtttacttgtacaagtatggtgaataaaacaggtagatatttatataaaatgtgtgtatatagcgtaataacaccacaaacagtattgttggagaagaaatattagtgcgtctggccttgaggtgtGGCAGCCAGCTgattgtgtgaggtcctacgtctttgtgcctttaattACCATACAAGCtttgatgtacagttatggtgaacaaaacatgtaaatacttatatataatgtctgtatataaaagcaaaaacagtatggtgggtggagaattgtggcaagtcaggtgaggtgagggagggagggagggagtggcagccagaggCGGGCTGCCTCTGGCTgctgctgccactgccactgccactcagcgtaccaacttagtggttcgttatggtgaacacgaatgtagatacttatatatagcgtctgtatatagtgaataaaagcaaaaatagtattgtgggaggagaatgtgtgggagtcaggtgacttgagggagggagcaagtagcagccagtggcgggctgccactgccactcagcgtaccaacttagtggttcgttatggtgaacacgaatgtagatacttatttataacgtctgtatatagtgaattaaagcaaaaacagtatggtgggaggagaatgtgggtgagtgaggtgttgagggagggcgtgagtggctggctggtacacggcggtcactcctcgttactttttgactcataatagcaacttagtggttcgttatggtgaacaaaacatgcagatacttatatataaactgtgtatatagtgtaataaccgacaaagtatttgttcactgtttgatgaatataattaaatcaacaatatgcacaccatatttttgagtacagcgatgattcactcattttattatataaatatatcacactacacactattgaataatattacagcaaaaaaactacgagaaatcaatcagagacattgaagtaattaggtaattatctctttgtggcaactccggcctgacagctggcaagcaacagaccatctgggacgcacgctgagtcagcggctgttttttttgccagacttctccGCCATATAGCGGGCAcaacccgttcttgcaaatttaataagtcaatattgacttattaaatatgtgcataggtgacatacttaacataatagatacccttaaaaagattcatagaaaacaccgaccttacctaacctacttagtatgttaagataagcatcttattgcttcgtaattacaattattacctaacctataataggtataggttaagtaataattgtaattacgaagcaataagatgcttatcttaagatactaacaaggttaggtaaggtcggtgttttctatgaatctttttaagggtatctattatgtttagtatatcacctatgcacgtagttaataagtcaatattgactttacgaatttgcgagaacgggttgagcgggcaatatatgccacttacgattgttttattatttttcccgtgatcagtgaacacaaattaacaggttaggaagaaaaaagatttttttttttgtatgcgcctgtgggtgtcaaatggtatatagccatgcggttaaatattccaaaactaaaagatagaagaaaaagaggagatatgatcactacgtacaaaatagtaacgggaattgataaaattgataggcaaAAATTCCCGAGACCTGAAACTTCAAgatcaagaggtcatagatttaaactaaacaaagGAGCCGaagaaaattaatttttttagaagtgaataagaaaattcactttcacaaacaagtggggtagatggttggaacaagttaggtgagaaggtggtggaagccaaaagcgtcagtaatttcaaagcgttatatgacagtgccGGGAAGATGGGAcatcatgagcatagctctcatcctgtaactacacttaggtaattatatagtttataggttgtgtggggtctatgttctcctattccacattccataacatggcatttgttcacattaaattccatttgccaagtggtgctcatacacttattttgtccaggtcttcttgaagggtagGACAATCATGAATTTATGATTTCTGCCAGTACAATAGTCAGTTCTGCACATGTGGAGCACAGTGACTTACAaaggaaaattattattattattaattatatatccTCCCCAAAGCAATGGAATTGTATAGGAAACACTTATTTAAGACATTCACtggttgaaaatatatatatagaaacagcAGCGTTAAATAATGAAAACAGTCTGGAACTCTATAAGACATACAAATGACCAATTTTGGGATATGAGTTTTGTGTGAAACATTATTGGAACCAAGCGAGTGCACACAGAGTGGAGCGCGGCAGCAAGTTGTCCACTCAGGCAGCGACTACTCCAGTGTCCAGTAGACGTCAGTGCAATGCTTGGGGTGGTCTTCTACAGTAATGATAAGTGCATTAACTGTACTAGTGATTTTTTTCTTTGTTAGTTTAGGGATAGGAATTTTAGGAATGTGTGTTTGTAGAACCCTGTGTGTCTTGTGTTATTTTAGGCTCATTCACCcactttaaccactgcactgcgcaaagtgcCTTTAGGCACTCTGAGAATTGTGTTATTTTttctaattaggctatattttaatgttttttaatgttttcattactttgcgttttgaaatggaaatagttgagtttggaaactttttgacattaactttacctggcactttacctggacatttataaaaacaacaaaaatatgtccttgaaaaTTGCACTAAAAAGTTTTTGTCGAAACCAGGCGTGCAGAGCTTAAGGAGTACTGTAACACGTGGTTTAAACTCCATCAACCTTGATCCCCGTTAGTAAAGTGATTAAGTGTAGAGACCTTATATTGTAAAAATCCATGCTACTATTGGTCCATGCTGGACCAATAATCAATTCATCCATCATGTTTGGTGAAGAGTATCACTCAATTTCAACAATCCAGAAACGTAATCGTGTGTTCCCATAGTTAATAAGTGTAGAATAATCCGGAGTACAATAAAGCCCATGTGTGAAGATTTAACCCCAGTGCACTTATTGTCCAATTTAGACTAAGAATACTTGACCCTTCCCCAATTATCATATATGatacatacatttccttccattatTCATAAGAAAGTAAGGACAGGTAGTGTTAGTCTGTACTCTCGGGTACGGCTTACAGGCAGCCCTGCTGCTGCAATatgttaacaaaaaatattatcccatactccgggatatatttataaaaaatattggcccTTGTGTGAATATGTTAATCTGTAAGTAATATTAACTCTGCTCTAGAATAGCTAATGCAAAGAATGTATATAAATATTATgcaatttgtattagtaaataaagtactgtaatattacttttttgttgtaaatacatctagtttaaccaaatattcttttccacaggataacaagccagaggaatgttcagtgtgttttaacgatTATGATGACAATCAGCTACGGCCTCGCAATCTGCCGtgtggccacacattctgctcccagtgtattaacaatgctatcaagaatggtcagctgtcctgccccagctgccgtggccagcacgctgccacagcctctactcagttcccaattagctatgctgtggaggcttttgttaggaaactcaaaaatacccagctaacaactgaggaagtagtgccaGCAAAACATTATGAAGGTCCCGCCAGAGGCATCAGTAAGACATTACGTtccctggtgcaggagcagaagagcatcatcagcagcctcattactagctgtgaagaggtactgtcccagctgggggagtaccgggggcagctgggggactggaagactcaccacctccagctccaggacagactctatgctctggtagagcagaacacGTCAGCAATGAaactcttggaactggaggataccagtgtggtagatatgacaacacaaggagaggaagggaagactcagctgcaggc includes:
- the LOC123751561 gene encoding tripartite motif-containing protein 59-like translates to MGHHEHSSHPDNKPEECSVCFNDYDDNQLRPRNLPCGHTFCSQCINNAIKNGQLSCPSCRGQHAATASTQFPISYAVEAFVRKLKNTQLTTEEVVPAKHYEGPARGISKTLRSLVQEQKSIISSLITSCEEVLSQLGEYRGQLGDWKTHHLQLQDRLYALVEQNTSAMKLLELEDTSVVDMTTQGEEGKTQLQAMLGSLDTVNTPQEVGTTIDTADGCKMKVEDWLRKCQELFPDVNTVHTSVKVQDTIREALEMMTTETGATADPVHLVDSASTINVCVGNDRCRRPSGRPWR